In Caldilineales bacterium, a single window of DNA contains:
- a CDS encoding response regulator transcription factor, with protein sequence MSQALRVLLLEDHWTVSETISQYLAKYGMVVEAVDCLEAALVAAAANPPDVAVLDIVVPERPGQMPAFSQHTGVEAARLLRQRYRHIGIVFYSGYADRGPEVVQLATESQGRIVYLLKGSKPDELLGAIHKVASGSAPLDLRDGVQMVRRTAFDLVLSTLSDEERSAIELAIAQLRTLSEPERRVFDTVGTCRTHKQAADELGLSAKTVSGHLEAIYEKLGLREAHPGLSQAMILAKLHLLESLRKANSG encoded by the coding sequence ATGTCCCAAGCTCTCAGAGTTCTGCTTCTCGAAGACCACTGGACCGTCAGCGAAACTATCAGCCAGTACCTTGCCAAATACGGCATGGTGGTCGAGGCGGTGGATTGTTTGGAAGCGGCGCTGGTCGCAGCCGCAGCCAATCCGCCCGATGTGGCCGTGCTCGATATCGTCGTGCCAGAGCGACCCGGCCAGATGCCGGCGTTCAGCCAGCATACAGGCGTCGAGGCAGCCCGGTTGCTGCGCCAACGTTATCGGCACATCGGCATCGTTTTCTACTCTGGCTATGCCGACCGCGGCCCTGAAGTCGTGCAACTGGCGACAGAGAGCCAGGGCCGCATCGTTTACTTGCTCAAAGGCTCCAAGCCCGATGAGTTGCTGGGCGCGATCCACAAGGTCGCCAGTGGTTCAGCACCCCTGGACTTGCGCGACGGCGTGCAGATGGTGCGCCGCACGGCCTTCGATCTGGTGCTGTCCACGCTCAGCGATGAGGAACGATCGGCGATTGAATTGGCGATAGCGCAGTTGCGAACGCTTTCGGAGCCAGAACGACGTGTGTTCGATACCGTGGGCACCTGCCGTACACACAAGCAGGCCGCAGATGAACTGGGTTTGAGCGCCAAGACGGTAAGCGGCCACCTGGAAGCGATCTATGAAAAGTTGGGGTTGCGCGAAGCGCACCCTGGATTGAGTCAAGCTATGATCCTGGCCAAACTGCACCTGCTCGAGAGTTTGAGGAAGGCAAATTCGGGATGA